The segment CAGGCCGAGCCGCCGACGGGACTCCTCGAAGGAGGCGAGGGTCTCGTCGTGCCCGTGGTGGCGGCCGGGGAGCTTCGTGGTGACCACGATCTCCTCGCGGGCCACCCCGGACCGGGCCACGCCCCGTCCGACCCCGGTCTCGTTGCGGTAGTTCGTCGCCGTGTCCACGAGCCGGTAGCCCAGACCGAGCGCCTCGGCGACGGCCCGCTCCGCCTCGGCGTCGTCCATCGGCCAGGTGCCCAGCCCCACGGCCGGGAGCCTCGTACCGTCGTTGAGCGTGTGCTCCGGGATGTTGCTCACCAGGGGGACCTTTCCTCGACCGTGTCGTCCCTCCAGCCTCACCGATGATCCGGCGGGCGGACAACCGGACGCCGCGCACGGCGTGTCCGCCGCGGCCGGGGGCGGCCGGGGCACTGTCGCCAGGCCGCCGATTCGCTGTCACGATCTTCGGGAGCGGTGACGGCCGACGGGTGAGGACGAGCGGAGCACGCATGACGACGGACAGCCGGGCGACCCCCTTCGACGATCCGGCGGCCGAGAAGGCCGCCCGGGCGGCCGGGGTCGAGGTGAAACCGGTCGCCGGACACACCGGCGCCGAGATCGGGGGCGTCGACCTCGCGGCCGGGCTCGACGACGCCCAGGTCGCCGTGATCAGGGCGGCGGTGCTGCGCTGGAAGGTGGTCTTCTTCCGGGAGCAGCACCTGGACCACGCCGGACACGTGGCGTTCGCGCGCCGGTTCGGCGAACCGGTCGTCCTGCGCAGGCGCGGCAGCGCCTCACCGCCCGACTTCCCCGAGGTCGAGACGACCGCCGACCGGCTCGAACTGGGCGGGAGGTTCGGCATGGAGCACGAGGAGTGGCTGCGCCGCCGCCGGCACACCCTGCTGCGCGGCTGGCACTGCGACCACGGCGCCCGGGTCGACCCGCCCGCCGCGACGATCCTGCGCGCCGAGACGGTGCCGCCCTACGGCGGCGACACGACGTGGTCCAACCTGGCCGCCGCCCACGCCGGACTCTCCGCACCCCTGCGGGAGTTCCTGGCCGGGCTGCGCGCCGAGCACCGGCTGGGCGTCGGCTACCAGCCCCGCCCGGGCGACGACGCGTACGTCCGGCACCTCCTCGACCACCAGGTCGCCTCGGTGCACCCCCTGGTCCGGGTGCACCCCGAGACGGGCGAGCGGGTGCTGTACGTCAACGGCTACTACCTGGAGCAGATCACCGACCTCTCCCGCGCGGAGAGCCGGGCGATCCTGGACATGCTGCTGGAGGAGGCGACCCGCCCCGAGTACACGGTCCGTTTCCGCTGGGAGCCCGGCAGCGTGGCCTTCTGGGACAACCGGGCCACCATCCACCTCGCCCCCGCCGACAGCGCGCACCTGGGCTTCCCGCGCACCATGCACCGGGTGATGATCGGCGGTGAGGTACCCGTCGGGGCGGACGGCAGGCCGTCCGAGCCGGTGACGGGCACCGAGGCGGGCCGCTGGTGAGGATCCTCAGGCCGGGTCGGCGCCGGGCCGCCAGCCCAGCGCCGGACCCAGCTTCGTCGCCGTGTCGGTGAGGATCTGCACGTAGTCCTCGTGCTCGAAGGTGAACGGCAGGGCGAAGGCGACCTCGTCGATCTCGCGGAACGCGGCGTGCGCGTGCAGGCGTTCGGCGATCTCCTGCGACGTGCCGACCAGGTCCGGGGCGAAGAGCAGCCGGGCCGGCCCCTGCGGCGACGTCGTGCGGGGCAGCCGCTTCGCCGCGAACTCCTCGTACTTCGCGCGCTGTGCGGGCGAGGCGGAGTCGGTCGGGACGACCACCAGGCCCTGCGAGACACGGGCCGCCTCGCCGTCGGGGTGGGCGGCCCGGAAGGCGCGGACGTGGGAGAGCTGGATGTCGGCGAAGTCCCTTGTGTCGTCCGGGCCTTCGGCCTTGACGACACTGCTGGTGAGGAAGTTCATGCCGTGCTCCCCGGCCCACCGCGCCGAGCCGGTGCTGCCCCCGCCGTACCAGAGACGGCGGCCCAGGCCGGGGGAGTGCGGCTGCACCCGGTCGGAGAACACCTCGAACCCCTCGACCCCGCTGAAGTCGGTGGCCGGCTTGCCTCGCACCAGGTCCAGCAGCCGCCGCACCCGCTCGTAGCCGAAGTCCTCGGCGTCCGCGCTGTCCGGGTAGAGGGCCTCCTTGACCTGCTCGTAGTGCATCGGCGGGCCGACGCTCACCCCCGGGTTGAGCCGGCCCCCGGACAGGATGTCCACGGTGGCCAGGTCCTCGGCGAGACGCAGCGGGTTCTCCCAGCCCATCGGGACGACCGCGGTGCCGAGCTCGATGCGCCGGGTGCGCTGCGAGGCGGCCGCCAGCACGGCGACGGGGGAGGAGATGCCGTACTGGAGGTGGCGGTGGCGCACCCACGCGCTGTCGAAGCCGAGCCGCTCGCCCAGCTCGATGATCTCCAGTGTGGTCTCGTGCCCCCGGCCCGGGTCGTCCCCGTCGAACAGCCCGATGGTGAGGAACCCCAGTTTGCGCAGGGGGCGTGAGGTCGACGGCAAGGGTTCCTCCATCGTTCGACGGCCCTACGG is part of the Streptomyces asoensis genome and harbors:
- a CDS encoding TauD/TfdA dioxygenase family protein, yielding MTTDSRATPFDDPAAEKAARAAGVEVKPVAGHTGAEIGGVDLAAGLDDAQVAVIRAAVLRWKVVFFREQHLDHAGHVAFARRFGEPVVLRRRGSASPPDFPEVETTADRLELGGRFGMEHEEWLRRRRHTLLRGWHCDHGARVDPPAATILRAETVPPYGGDTTWSNLAAAHAGLSAPLREFLAGLRAEHRLGVGYQPRPGDDAYVRHLLDHQVASVHPLVRVHPETGERVLYVNGYYLEQITDLSRAESRAILDMLLEEATRPEYTVRFRWEPGSVAFWDNRATIHLAPADSAHLGFPRTMHRVMIGGEVPVGADGRPSEPVTGTEAGRW
- a CDS encoding LLM class flavin-dependent oxidoreductase, translating into MPSTSRPLRKLGFLTIGLFDGDDPGRGHETTLEIIELGERLGFDSAWVRHRHLQYGISSPVAVLAAASQRTRRIELGTAVVPMGWENPLRLAEDLATVDILSGGRLNPGVSVGPPMHYEQVKEALYPDSADAEDFGYERVRRLLDLVRGKPATDFSGVEGFEVFSDRVQPHSPGLGRRLWYGGGSTGSARWAGEHGMNFLTSSVVKAEGPDDTRDFADIQLSHVRAFRAAHPDGEAARVSQGLVVVPTDSASPAQRAKYEEFAAKRLPRTTSPQGPARLLFAPDLVGTSQEIAERLHAHAAFREIDEVAFALPFTFEHEDYVQILTDTATKLGPALGWRPGADPA